From Rhodococcus sp. B7740, one genomic window encodes:
- a CDS encoding PLD nuclease N-terminal domain-containing protein yields MPYLGLLIMLLSIFCLIDVITADDSRIRHLPKIVWLLLVIVLPLAGSIAWLIVGRPENGGIWGGSGAPRTASAYPEYDARPGRAVAQTQESDEEFLRRCRARAEEQRRIAREQRKSE; encoded by the coding sequence GTGCCGTACCTCGGCCTGCTGATCATGCTGCTGTCGATCTTCTGTTTGATCGACGTCATCACCGCCGACGATTCGAGAATCCGGCACCTCCCGAAGATCGTCTGGCTGCTGCTCGTCATCGTTCTGCCGCTCGCCGGGTCCATTGCGTGGCTCATCGTCGGCCGGCCCGAGAACGGCGGCATCTGGGGTGGCAGCGGTGCACCTCGTACCGCGTCGGCCTATCCCGAGTACGACGCAAGACCCGGACGAGCCGTCGCCCAGACGCAGGAAAGCGACGAGGAGTTCCTACGCCGCTGCCGCGCCCGCGCCGAGGAGCAGCGTCGCATCGCCCGCGAACAGCGCAAAAGCGAATGA
- a CDS encoding LysE/ArgO family amino acid transporter has translation MTSLAAAQSTLTGLGVGLSLIVAIGAQNAFVLRKGLQRAHVLPVVAVCALSDAVLILAGVAGIGVLVDRFPVALRIVTVLGALFLLVYGLMALNRARTPAAMTSQVEGTGSLIAALATCLALTWLNPHVYLDTVVFLGSIGNRQPGDLRWWFAVGAMLGSVLWFTALGYGSRVLSPLFAKPAAWRVLDLGIGAMMLTLAALLVFG, from the coding sequence ATGACCTCCCTTGCGGCCGCGCAATCGACCCTCACCGGACTGGGCGTCGGACTTTCCCTCATCGTCGCCATCGGAGCGCAGAACGCCTTCGTGCTGCGCAAGGGGCTGCAGCGAGCCCACGTATTACCGGTGGTCGCGGTGTGCGCACTGTCCGATGCGGTCCTCATCCTGGCCGGGGTGGCTGGAATCGGCGTCCTCGTGGATCGATTTCCCGTGGCTCTGCGGATCGTGACCGTCCTGGGTGCTCTGTTTCTCCTCGTCTACGGTCTGATGGCGTTGAACCGCGCCCGAACGCCTGCTGCCATGACCTCCCAGGTGGAGGGAACGGGTTCGCTGATCGCCGCCCTTGCCACCTGCCTGGCCCTGACCTGGCTCAATCCTCACGTCTACCTCGACACCGTGGTGTTTCTCGGCTCGATCGGCAACCGACAGCCGGGGGACTTGCGGTGGTGGTTCGCCGTCGGCGCGATGCTGGGCAGCGTCCTGTGGTTCACCGCCTTGGGCTACGGATCACGGGTGCTCAGTCCGCTGTTCGCCAAGCCCGCGGCGTGGCGGGTACTCGACCTCGGCATCGGAGCGATGATGCTCACCCTGGCTGCTCTGCTGGTTTTCGGCTGA